Proteins encoded together in one Streptomyces umbrinus window:
- a CDS encoding activator-dependent family glycosyltransferase, giving the protein MRVLLTTIPEKSHLFCMTPLAWAIRAAGHEVRVASCKELADVVAATGMTAVPTGTNHGINASMHANRDAQEAAELISWNELDPAKLTYEAEAYRAQVVAYACAMFNETMIPDMVEFARAWRPDLVVWDSLTYAGPIVAGVVGAAHVRSLCFADVWVKKREILRELALTVPAAERKDPLAEWLSDRAEEFGGAYSEELTTGQLTLDPLPESLGIVTGAPRTPLRFVPYNGPAIVPDWLRTPPERTRICMSLGASNTERHGGDYVSKGDILGQLAELDAEVVAALLPAQLEELGPLPDNVRAVSSVPLHALLPSCSLLIHHGGFGSYANALVYGVPQLTVTTPLADQLYRGAGIEQQGAGLLLGTDRATPEAVYERASRILADTSFQQNASRLREEATALPSPAEVVPVLELLARQRRATPWQFEGTATSRLDEMFTALVPPRV; this is encoded by the coding sequence ATGCGTGTGCTGTTGACGACCATCCCCGAGAAGTCCCACCTGTTCTGCATGACGCCTCTGGCCTGGGCGATACGCGCGGCCGGACACGAGGTCAGGGTCGCCAGCTGCAAGGAGCTGGCCGACGTCGTCGCCGCCACCGGGATGACGGCCGTGCCGACCGGCACCAACCACGGCATCAACGCGTCGATGCACGCCAATCGCGACGCGCAGGAGGCGGCGGAGCTGATCAGCTGGAACGAGCTGGACCCGGCGAAGCTGACCTACGAGGCCGAGGCCTACCGCGCCCAAGTGGTCGCGTACGCCTGCGCCATGTTCAACGAGACGATGATTCCCGACATGGTGGAGTTCGCCCGCGCCTGGCGGCCCGACCTCGTGGTGTGGGACTCGCTGACGTACGCCGGTCCCATCGTCGCGGGCGTCGTCGGCGCCGCGCATGTGCGGTCGCTGTGCTTCGCGGACGTGTGGGTGAAGAAACGCGAGATCCTGCGGGAGCTGGCCCTGACCGTGCCCGCCGCCGAGCGGAAGGATCCGCTCGCTGAATGGCTGAGCGACCGTGCCGAAGAGTTCGGGGGCGCCTACAGCGAGGAACTGACCACCGGGCAGCTCACGTTGGACCCGCTGCCGGAGAGCCTGGGGATCGTCACCGGCGCGCCGCGCACTCCCCTCCGGTTCGTGCCGTACAACGGCCCGGCGATCGTGCCCGACTGGCTGCGCACACCGCCCGAGCGGACCCGGATCTGTATGTCCCTGGGCGCCTCCAACACCGAGCGGCACGGCGGTGACTACGTCTCGAAGGGCGACATCCTCGGGCAGCTGGCGGAGTTGGACGCCGAGGTGGTGGCCGCGCTGCTGCCGGCGCAGCTCGAGGAGCTGGGCCCGCTGCCGGACAATGTGCGCGCCGTGTCCTCCGTGCCGCTGCACGCCCTGCTGCCGAGTTGTTCCCTGCTGATCCACCACGGCGGCTTCGGGAGTTACGCCAACGCCCTCGTGTACGGCGTCCCGCAGCTCACCGTCACCACGCCCCTGGCCGATCAGCTCTACCGGGGAGCCGGTATCGAGCAGCAGGGGGCGGGGCTGCTCCTCGGCACGGACCGGGCCACGCCCGAGGCGGTGTACGAGCGGGCCTCGCGCATCCTGGCGGACACCTCCTTCCAGCAGAACGCCAGCCGGCTGCGCGAGGAGGCCACGGCTCTGCCCTCGCCGGCTGAGGTGGTGCCCGTGCTGGAGCTGCTGGCCCGGCAACGGCGGGCAACCCCTTGGCAGTTCGAGGGCACGGCCACGTCACGGCTCGACGAGATGTTCACCGCGCTCGTGCCGCCCCGGGTGTAA
- a CDS encoding ACP S-malonyltransferase, which translates to MALASIFGTNQFRYEPGGVIEFYDQYAAVRESFAQASAWTGLDVEALVRQNGDYDDEVRRLAVPVGLAAAQLGIQDLLAEKGLRPHMAGGMSLGGMVASCIAGACERRELMGLLMRGELRPLQPQTEGEPEREEALASAYLGPDDNPADLCADRDGVYLSCDFGWDKDRRVRIAMLSGYRVALEKLSAETGGLVSVTEGTDVAEHSPLRAGAQEVTRGHITAMPFTDPTLTLCSSLEQKTLTRADEVREMFTNNVVAPISLVHLTQEMERHGARLGLIVGPSPSLDAMHYPFPVVIVDSPGALSRAVAAVFEHGISLRR; encoded by the coding sequence GTGGCTCTGGCATCCATATTTGGTACGAATCAGTTCCGCTATGAACCGGGCGGGGTCATCGAGTTCTACGACCAGTACGCGGCGGTGCGCGAATCGTTCGCGCAGGCTTCGGCGTGGACCGGACTCGATGTCGAGGCCCTTGTGCGACAGAACGGGGACTACGACGACGAGGTCCGGCGGCTCGCGGTGCCCGTCGGGCTGGCCGCGGCCCAGCTCGGCATCCAGGACCTGCTCGCGGAGAAGGGGCTGCGTCCGCACATGGCCGGCGGCATGAGCCTGGGCGGCATGGTCGCCTCGTGCATCGCCGGGGCGTGCGAACGCCGGGAGCTCATGGGGCTGTTGATGCGCGGTGAGCTCCGGCCGCTCCAGCCGCAGACGGAGGGGGAGCCGGAGCGGGAAGAGGCCCTTGCCTCCGCCTACCTGGGTCCGGACGACAACCCGGCGGACCTCTGCGCCGACCGTGACGGCGTCTATCTGAGCTGTGACTTCGGCTGGGACAAGGACCGCAGAGTGCGGATCGCCATGCTCAGCGGCTACCGGGTCGCGCTGGAGAAGCTCAGCGCCGAGACCGGCGGCCTGGTCAGCGTCACCGAGGGCACCGATGTGGCGGAGCACAGCCCGCTGCGCGCGGGAGCCCAGGAGGTGACCCGCGGGCATATCACGGCGATGCCGTTCACCGACCCCACGCTGACCCTCTGCTCGTCCTTGGAACAGAAGACCCTCACCCGCGCCGACGAGGTGCGCGAGATGTTCACCAACAACGTCGTCGCGCCCATCAGCCTGGTGCATCTGACCCAGGAAATGGAGCGCCATGGAGCCAGGCTGGGGCTGATCGTGGGCCCCTCACCCAGCTTGGACGCGATGCACTACCCGTTCCCCGTTGTCATCGTCGACAGCCCGGGCGCGCTCTCGCGGGCGGTCGCGGCGGTCTTCGAGCACGGGATCTCACTGCGCCGGTAG
- a CDS encoding alpha/beta hydrolase, with amino-acid sequence MSFWFGMILNELPFLGMFAVVASTALAFAQGDLESSASKVTAAVALAAIPGMAVCAWRGLRTDQVVERALEQGLGTGWRDHVHTPLRRRRPWVRILLLPILMRQRGVQRTPNIRYGDAGRRNLLDVYRRRDTPQNAPVLIYFHGGGYTGGAKNREARPLLYRLADQGWVCISANYRLQPETTFPGHQIDAKKAIAWVREHAPEYGADPSRLFVAGSSAGSNLAALCALTPNDPVFQPGFESADTAVTAAICLYGYYGHFFGEEPEVTPSPYQPHEYLNPGAPPFLIAHGTKDALAPVEGARYFVDRLRRVSESTVVYAELPGGQHAFDLFHSARFEAVVDGVEAFAAWVPVSPQRTPDSAR; translated from the coding sequence ATGAGCTTCTGGTTCGGCATGATCCTCAACGAGCTGCCGTTCCTGGGCATGTTCGCCGTGGTGGCCTCCACCGCACTGGCCTTTGCCCAAGGCGATCTGGAGTCGTCGGCCAGCAAGGTGACGGCTGCGGTGGCCCTCGCCGCCATTCCCGGGATGGCCGTGTGCGCCTGGCGGGGCCTGCGGACGGACCAGGTGGTCGAGCGCGCCCTCGAACAGGGGCTTGGGACCGGCTGGCGGGATCATGTGCACACACCGCTGCGCCGCCGCCGGCCCTGGGTCCGTATCCTGCTGCTGCCGATCCTGATGCGGCAGCGCGGCGTGCAGCGGACCCCCAACATCCGCTACGGGGACGCCGGCCGCCGGAATCTGCTCGATGTCTACCGACGCCGCGACACACCGCAGAACGCGCCGGTCCTGATCTACTTCCACGGCGGCGGGTACACCGGCGGAGCGAAGAACCGCGAGGCACGGCCCCTGCTCTACCGGCTCGCCGACCAGGGGTGGGTGTGCATCAGCGCCAACTACCGGCTGCAGCCAGAGACCACTTTCCCCGGCCACCAGATCGACGCCAAGAAGGCCATCGCCTGGGTCCGCGAGCACGCGCCCGAGTACGGCGCCGATCCGTCGAGGCTGTTCGTAGCGGGCAGCTCCGCCGGCTCCAACCTGGCGGCTCTGTGCGCGCTCACGCCGAACGACCCGGTGTTCCAGCCCGGATTCGAGTCGGCCGACACCGCGGTCACCGCGGCGATCTGCCTCTACGGCTACTACGGCCACTTCTTCGGCGAGGAGCCCGAGGTGACGCCGTCCCCGTACCAACCGCATGAGTACCTCAACCCTGGTGCGCCACCGTTCCTCATCGCCCACGGCACCAAGGACGCGCTGGCGCCCGTCGAGGGCGCCCGGTACTTCGTCGACCGGCTGCGCCGTGTCTCGGAGAGCACCGTGGTCTACGCCGAACTGCCCGGCGGACAGCACGCGTTCGACCTGTTCCACTCGGCGCGCTTCGAGGCGGTCGTGGACGGCGTCGAAGCCTTCGCCGCCTGGGTGCCGGTTTCTCCGCAGCGCACTCCCGACTCAGCGCGTTAG